The genomic interval GAACGCGTTCATGCAGGCGTCGTCGGTGTAGTCCATGAAGTTGTAGATGGGGTCCACGCCCTGGCCAGGACAGGTGTCGCGGCCAAGGGGACAGCCGGCGGCGGCGGTGGCCTCCGGGGCCGTGTCGCTGACGGCGTCACCCGGGCTCACGCAGCCACCCTGGAACGTGTGGTACAGGCCCAGCCAGTGGCCGACTTCGTGCGTGGCCGTGTCGCCCTGATTGAAGGGCGCGGCGGTGCCCCCGGGGACGGTGGTGTACAGGAGGGCCACGCCATCCAGCTTGGGGTTGCTGGCGTAGTCGGCGGGGAACGTCGCATAGCCCAGCAGGTTGTTCTTCAGGTTCGCGGTGTAGAGGTTCAACGCGTTCTTGCCGCCCTCACGCAGGGCGATTTTGACGGCGGCGCCGAAGTCATCGAATGCGATGCGGTCCGTCGTGCGGGTCGTCTTCGTCAGCGTGAACTTGAATGGCGTGTTCGCGTACGCCGCGTTCAGCACCGCCATCTGGTCGGCAATCATCCTCGCGGTGAGGTCGCCGTTCGCCACGCCCGTGCCCTTGTTGATGACGTGGAAGTAGACAGGGATGTCCACCGAGCCGTTGGGCCGCGCGGACGCGGACACCACCCGCTCCTGCTGGAAGCGGCGCTCCAGGTCCGCCATCTCCTCGGGGGAGGGGTTCACTCCACAACCGCGGTCCTTCAGCCCCCGCGCCGTGGGCGCCTCTTCACCGACGGATGGCGAGCCCTCTTCCGGTGTCCCCGGGGCGCCGCTGGAACAACCCGACAGGACTCCGAGGGCAATGACGACTCCGGCGAAACGACGGCTTCGACCGCGGGTGCTTTGGACCATTTCCAGACCCCCATGAGCAGACAAAGGGGGCCATTATTCAGACTCGCGTTGGAATCACCAAACGCGCTCCGGGGACAGCACGGGAGTTATCCAGGGAGTTCCCCCTCAGCCGAACGAGGGCATCCAGGAGGTGCACGACATTGTGTACTCCCCGGCATGACGTGCAAGGCGTTGCACAGTGGGGACTGCACAGGGGAGCGCCTGTCGAGGAATAAGCAAGGGGCATGCTCCTTGCTCACCCCGCATGTGGGCCGGAACGAAGGCACACCCAGAACGAGGAGCGAGTGAACTCAACCCTGAAGACAGACAGCAAGCACCTGGAAGACATGCATCCGCATCAGCGCCACACGATGGCCGGAAGTCTCTGCGTGGGCCTCTTGCTGCTCGCGGGCTGTGACACGGGAAACAAGTCCGAGCCGGGCCCCCAGGGGGAGAGGGGGCCGGCTGGAGAGCGAGGGCCCCAAGGAGAACCCGGCCCTCCCGGCGAGACGAAGAATGTCGCGCCCTGCGACGGCTGGGTCTACGTGGACGCGAAGGGGACCGTGGTCGCGCCCGTCTGCGTGCCCTACCTCATCGATGCGCAAGGACATACCTGGGCCGTGAACAAGGAGACGGGCCAGCCCACCTTCGAAGGGACAGACCC from Myxococcus stipitatus carries:
- a CDS encoding zinc metalloprotease; the protein is MNPSPEEMADLERRFQQERVVSASARPNGSVDIPVYFHVINKGTGVANGDLTARMIADQMAVLNAAYANTPFKFTLTKTTRTTDRIAFDDFGAAVKIALREGGKNALNLYTANLKNNLLGYATFPADYASNPKLDGVALLYTTVPGGTAAPFNQGDTATHEVGHWLGLYHTFQGGCVSPGDAVSDTAPEATAAAGCPLGRDTCPGQGVDPIYNFMDYTDDACMNAFTPGQAARMDAMALTYR